A single region of the Micropterus dolomieu isolate WLL.071019.BEF.003 ecotype Adirondacks linkage group LG18, ASM2129224v1, whole genome shotgun sequence genome encodes:
- the LOC123986843 gene encoding zinc finger protein 239-like, translating into MIQIKTTSDCDRNLPDGIVIHQKLHTGGKPYSCDQCGKTCTTSRGLKTHQRVHTGEKPYSCDQCGKTFTTSCGLKTHQRVHTGEKPYSCEQCEKTFAQSGHLKNHQRVHTGEKPHCCVQCGKMFTTSWGLKTHQHVHTGEKPHWCEHCGKTFNTASELKIHHRVHTGEKPYSCDQCGKTFAQSSQLKNHQRVHTGEKPHCCEHCGKTFTTSCSLKNHQRVHTGEKPYWCEQCGKTFTTSSELKNHQRVHTGEKPYSCKQCGKTFTQSGHLKNHQRVHTGEKPYSCKQCGKTFTQSGNLKHHQRVHTGEKPYSCDQCEKAFIHYRYLKRHKSIHTASLKKIK; encoded by the exons atGATCCAAATCAAAACCACTTCAGACTGTGACCGTAACCTACCAGATGGTATAGTG ATTCATcagaaacttcacactggagggaaaccatacagctgtgaccagtgtgggaaaacttgtACTACATCACGTGGCCTAAAAacccaccaacgtgttcacactggagagaaaccgtacagctgtgaccagtgtggaaaaacatttACTACATCATGTGGCCTAAAAacccaccaacgtgttcacactggagagaaaccatacagctgtgaacagtgtgaaaaaacatttgctCAGTCAGGTCACCTAAAAaaccaccaacgtgttcacactggagagaaaccgcaCTGCTGTGTACAGTGTGGAAAAATGTTTACTACATCATGGGGCCTAAAAACCCATCAacatgttcacactggagagaaaccgcaCTGGTGTGAACATTGTGGAAAAACGTTCAACACAGCAAGTGAGCTAAAAATCCACCatcgtgttcacactggagagaaaccgtacagctgtgaccaatgtggaaaaacatttgctcaATCAAGTCAGCTAAAAaaccaccaacgtgttcacactggagagaaaccacaCTGCTGTGAACACTGTGGAAAAACTTTTACTACATCTTGTAGCCTAAAAaaccaccaacgtgttcacactggagagaaaccgtactggtgtgaacagtgtggaaaaacttttaCTACATCAAGTGAGCTAAAAaaccaccaacgtgttcacactggagagaaaccgtacagctgtaaacagtgtgggaaaactttcactcaatcaGGTCACCTAAAAaaccaccaacgtgttcacactggagagaaaccgtacagctgtaaacagtgtggaaaaactttcactcaatcaGGTAACCTAAAACatcaccaacgtgttcacactggagagaaaccgtacagctgtgaccagtgtgagaAAGCTTTCATTCATTATCGTTACCtaaaaagacataaaagcaTTCACACAGCATcgcttaaaaaaataaaataa